One segment of Anopheles stephensi strain Indian chromosome 3, UCI_ANSTEP_V1.0, whole genome shotgun sequence DNA contains the following:
- the LOC118512044 gene encoding kinesin-like protein KIF13A isoform X3, with product MSDKIKVAVRVRPFNRRELELATENVIEMDGTQTILKYPASLDKMERKPPKIFAFDHCFYSTDANANNFASQELVFNNIGRDILENAFQGYNACIFAYGQTGSGKSYTMMGGQDSKGIIPRLCDELFASIAAKQTEELSYKVEVSYMEIYNEKVHDLLDPKTAKQSLKVREHNVLGPYVDGLSQLAVTSFLDIDNLMAEGNKSRTVAATNMNSESSRSHAVFTVVLTQTLIDTLSGVTGEKVSRVSLVDLAGSERAVKTGAVGDRLKEGSNINKSLTTLGLVISKLADSTGGGGGGGKNKDKFVPYRDSVLTWLLKDNLGGNSKTVMLATLSPAADNYEETLSTLRYADRAKRIVNHAVVNEDPNARIIRELRKEVETLREMLKHATGSNFGDMKRVDIHDKLAESENLMKQISQTWEEKLEKTEQIQSERQQALEKMGISVQDSGIKVEKNKYYLVNLNADPSLNELLVYYLKEETLIGGRSSSGSKQPDIQLLGLGIQPEHCLITIEDGELYMEPIENARCCVNGSVMSGKTALHHGDRILWGNHHFFRVNCPKSATNSTALGASEPQTPAQHLDYYYAQEELMQNELSNNPIQAAISRLEKQHEEDKQVALEKQRQEYEKQFQQLRNILSPTTPYAPYAPYDPFRLGKLPPNTPTGQLRVEKWAQERDEMFKRSLGQLKTDIVRANALVQEANVLAEEMDKQTKFSVTLQIPPANLSPNRKRGAFVSEPAILVRRMNSGSQIWSMEKLENKLIDMRDMYQDYKERHLAAMEEAKAKSDPFYESQENHNLIGVANIFLEVLFHDVKLEYHTPIISQQGEVAGRLQVEISRVAGTFPQDRMCESASESSGDSHEDDEDSPDTPSPPPPTNSNQISCRISIKQASGLPLYLSNFVFCQYSFWNHEVAVVPATNQEVAGHNQNITFKFDHEADYIVTMNEEFMEHCTDGALSIEVWGHRSVGFSRMKDWEVEQQQAKARSLADRWAELSRKIELWVEIHELNDNGDWAPVEVQCARDMLTGGVYQLRQGFQRRVMVRVKPVQNSGTLPIICQSIINVSMGCVTVRSKLQKPMDSYQEEDLTVLRDKWSEALGRRRQYLDQQIQRLINKDDKTEQEKEREQSLVNQWVSLTEERNAVLVPAPGSGIPGAPASWDPPLGMEPHVPVLFLDLNADDLSTQGLSNDEVPLAGLNSILPKEHGNKFYNLQIIQHLDKDICAICSWDSSIHDCSALNRITEANERVYLILKTTVRLSHPAPMDLVLRKRLALNIYKRQSFTDRLKKLRIGRAESLSLQSGVTYEVVSNIPKASEELEDRESLAQIAATGDDCSASDGETYIEKYTKGVSAVESILTLDRLRQSVAVKELEQVRGPALSMRKTASVPNFSQAVKDAREISTSLTTSRTMRFFDASFESLLSIGRSESYADLKMGLNNAQSTRETANSRQKMKNNGEESSGSGYGAASPAASKLAQRMTTLHEEPLIKQICYEEEGEDRFSEPEYAEYNDFYEQPMGKKPSLSKMKSSYTVESFIDIDKRSQSTAAEGMNAAGGKFAGKTKVESASMGGISSAPVSGGSAGGANGTKYPTMTPSMSSSTSSGYGSQAVSCSNLTNDDTYSLRSLSVGETPDTMSPSNRMQDQIMSASTNAKSEEEAAVTSPTTSHSASEATLMAASMDSYSSSSPTARAPSDAPKRVNPFMKDANIEAFDESRSVESAEATVTQQQQQQQNEEDEGLGGEQTQSADSTNVSESTQMVDESEESDQSSANTKHSSDVMESSFSSTPGKQEIIPDWVVVGESVQIRPYNTSGVIAFIGATHFQGGTWIGVELDTPTGKNDGTVQGIQYFDCRPKHGIFVRVDKLILDKRGRAMRELKKAEKMKAELAGGKGGQRPLTGGAGLATNGPRK from the exons ATGTCGGACAAAATCAAAGTAGCCGTGCGGGTTCGCCCGTTTAACCGGCGAG agCTCGAACTGGCAACAGAAAACGTAATAGAAATGGATGGAACACAGACTATTTTGAAATATCCTGCCAGCCTAGACAAGATGGAAAG GAAACCACCCAAAATCTTCGCCTTCGATCACTGCTTCTACTCGACCGATGCCAACGCGAACAACTTTGCGTCACAGGAGCTGGTCTTCAACAACATCGGTCGGGACATTCTGGAGAATGCGTTCCAGGGCTACAATGCGTGCATCTTCGCGTACGGTCAGACTGGCTCGGGCAAATCGTACACAATGATGGGCGGCCAGGACAGCAAAGGCATCATACCGAGGCTGTGCGATGAGCTGTTTGCATCGATCGCAGCCAAACAGACGGAGGAGCTAAGCTACAAGGTGGAAGTGTCCTACATGGAGATCTACAACGAGAAGGTGCACGATCTGCTCGATCCAAAGACCGCCAAACAGTCTTTGAAGGTGCGCGAGCATAACGTGCTCGGGCCGTATGTGGATGGATTATCGCAGCTGGCTGTCACCTCCTTTCTG GACATCGATAACCTGATGGCAGAAGGTAACAAGTCGCGTACGGTCGCGGCAACGAACATGAACTCGGAATCGTCCCGCTCGCACGCCGTCTTCACAGTCGTGCTGACGCAGACACTAATCGACACACTGTCCGGGGTCACGGGTGAAAAGGTGTCGCGCGTGTCGCTGGTGGATTTGGCCGGTAGTGAGCGCGCGGTAAAAACTGGAGCCGTCGGAGACCGGCTGAAGGAGGGCTCAAATATCAACAAAAGTCTTACCACGCTCGGTTTGGTGATATCGAAGCTAGCGGACAGTACCGGCGGGGGTGGTGGGGGCGGTAAGAACAAAGATAAATTCGTGCCGTACCGTGACTCGGTACTGACGTGGCTGCTAAAGGACAATCTCGGCGGTAACTCGAAGACGGTAATGTTGGCAACATTGTCACCGGCGGCCGATAATTACGAAGAGACACTGTCTACGCTTCGGTATGCAGATCGGGCAAAGCGAATCGTCAACCACGCCGTGGTTAATGAGGATCCAAACGCACGCATCATTCGTGAGCTGCGCAAGGAGGTGGAAACGCTGCGGGAGATGTTGAAGCACGCGACTGGCAGCAACTTTGGCGACATGAAGCGCGTCGACATTCACGATAAGCTGGCGGAAAGTGAAAACCTGATGAAGCAGATTTCGCAAACGTGGGAAGAGAAGCTGGAGAAGACGGAACAGATCCAAAGCGAGCGACAGCAGGCGCTCGAAAAGATGGGCATCAGTGTGCAGGACAGTGGCATCAAGGTGGAGAAGAACAAATACTATCTGGTCAATCTGAATGCCGATCCGTCACTGAACGAGTTGCTGGTGTACTACCTGAAGGAGGAAACGCTGATCGGTGGCCGCAGCAGTAGCGGCAGTAAACAGCCCGACATTCAGCTGCTTGGTCTCGGCATCCAGCCCGAGCACTGTCTCATCACGATCGAGGACGGCGAGCTGTACATGGAACCGATCGAGAATGCCCGTTGTTGTGTGAATGGTTCTGTTATGAGTGGCAAGACGGCACTGCACCACGGCGACCGTATTCTCTGGGGCAATCATCACTTTTTCCGCGTAAACTGCCCAAAATCTGCAACGAATAGTACGGCGCTCGGCGCGTCGGAACCGCAGACGCCAGCGCAACATCTCGACTATTACTACGCGCAGGAAGAGTTGATGCAGAACGAGCTGAGCAACAATCCCATTCAGGCGGCCATCTCGCGGCTAGAGAAGCAGCACGAGGAAGACAAGCAGGTAGCACTCGAGAAGCAACGGCAGGAGTACGAGAAGCAGTTCCAGCAACTGCGGAACATCCTCTCGCCTACAACACCGTACGCTCCCTACGCACCGTACGATCCGTTCCGACTGGGAAAGCTGCCACCAAACACACCGACGGGCCAGCTGCGCGTAGAGAAGTGGGCCCAGGAAAGGGACGAGATGTTTAAGCGTTCTCTCGGCCAGCTTAAGACCGACATCGTACGGGCCAATGCGCTCGTACAGGAAGCCAATGTGCTGGCGGAAGAGATggacaaacaaaccaaattcAGCGTCACTCTGCAGATACCGCCGGCCAATCTCAGTCCGAACCGGAAGCGAGGCGCTTTCGTAAGCGAACCGGCCATTTTGGTGCGGCGCATGAACTCTGGCAGTCAGATCTGGAGTATGGAAAAGCTGGAGAACAAGCTGATCGATATGCGTGACATGTACCAGGACTACAAGGAGCGCCATCTGGCTGCGATGGAGGAGGCCAAAGCAAAATCGGATCCGTTTTACGAATCGCAGGAAAACCACAACCTAATCGGAGTGGCAAACATCTTCCTGGAGGTGTTGTTCCACGACGTGAAGCTGGAGTACCACACACCGATCATTAGTCAGCAGGGTGAGGTGGCCGGACGGTTGCAGGTGGAAATTAGCCGAGTGGCTGGAACCTTCCCGCAGGATCGTATGTGTGAGTCGGCGTCGGAGAGCTCGGGCGATAGCCACGAAGACGACGAGGACTCGCCCGATACGCcgtcaccgccgccaccgaCAAACAGCAATCAGATCAGCTGTAGAATCAGCATCAAGCAAGCATCGGGACTGCCGCTCTATCTGTCCAACTTTGTGTTCTGTCAGTATTCGTTCTGGAACCACGAGGTGGCGGTAGTGCCGGCCACCAACCAAGAAGTCGCCGGTCACAACCAAAACATAACGTTCAAGTTCGATCACGAGGCGGACTACATAGTGACGATGAACGAAGAGTTTATGGAACACTGCACGGATGGTGCCCTCTCGATAGAGGTTTGGGGCCATCGGTCTGTTGGATTCTCCCGCATGAAGGACTGGGAGGTTGAGCAACAGCAGGCCAAGGCACGTTCGTTGGCCGACCGTTGGGCTGAGCTGTCGCGCAAGATCGAGCTGTGGGTTGAGATCCACGAGCTGAACGACAATGGTGATTGGGCTCCAGTTGAGGTTCAGTGCGCTCGTGACATGCTGACGGGTGGAGTGTACCAGCTACGCCAAGGATTCCAACGACGCGTCATGGTGCGTGTGAAGCCGGTGCAAAACTCTGGCACGCTGCCCATCATCTGCCAGTCGATCATCAACGTGTCGATGGGTTGTGTGACCGTCCGCTCAAAGCTGCAGAAGCCGATGGACTCCTATCAGGAGGAAGATCTTACCGTGTTGCGGGACAAGTGGAGTGAAGCGCTTGGGCGCCGACGTCAGTACCTGGACCAGCAGATACAGCGACTGATTAACAAGGACGATAAAACGGAACAGGAGAAGGAGCGTGAGCAGAGTTTGGTGAATCAGTGGGTTTCACTGACGGAGGAGCGAAATGCGGTGTTGGTGCCGGCGCCTGGGTCGGGCATTCCGGGAGCACCAGCGTCCTGGGATCCACCGCTCGGCATGGAGCCGCATGTACCGGTCCTATTTCTCGATCTCAACGCGGACGATTTGTCGACCCAGGGCCTTTCGAACGACGAGGTCCCGCTGGCCGGTTTGAACTCGATCCTGCCCAAAGAGCATGGCAACAAGTTCTACAATTTGCAGATCATCCAACATCTGGACAAGGACATTTGCGCAATCTGCAGTTGGGACTCGTCGATTCATGACTGTTCGGCACTGAACCGTATCACGGAGGCGAACGAGCGCGTTTACCTGATTCTGAAGACGACCGTGCGGCTTTCGCATCCGGCTCCGATGGATTTGGTGCTGCGCAAGCGACTAGCACTGAACATTTACAAGCGTCAAAGCTTTACCGATCGGCTGAAAAAGCTGCGCATCGGTCGCGCGGAGTCACTGTCGTTGCAGTCCGGCGTAACGTACGAGGTGGTGTCCAACATTCCAAAGGCCTCCGAGGAGTTGGAGGATCGTGAGTCGTTGGCACAGATTGCCGCCACCGGCGATGACTGTTCGGCGAGCGATGGCGAAACATACATCG aAAAATATACCAAAGGAGTGTCGGCTGTGGAGAGCATATTGACGCTGGATCGATTAAGGCAGAGTGTGGCCGTAAAGGAGCTGGAACAGGTGCGCGGACCGGCACTTTCCATGCGCAAGACGGCCAGTGTGCCAAACTTCTCGCAG GCCGTAAAAGATGCCAGGGAGATTAGTACGAGTCTCACCACCTCGAGGACA ATGAGATTCTTCGATGCCTCGTTCGAATCGCTGCTGAGCATTGGACGTTCAGAGTCGTATGCTGATCTGAAGATGGGTCTCAACAATG CGCAAAGTACGCGTGAGACGGCCAACAGTAGGCAAAAGATGAAGAACAACGGCGAAGAATCGTCCGGCTCGGGTTACGGTGCAG CGTCACCTGCGGCAAGCAAGTTGGCTCAGCGGATGACGACACTGCACGAGGAACCGTTGATCAAGCAGATCTGCTACGAGGAGGAAGGCGAAGACCGTTTCAGTGAGCCGGAGTATGCTGAGTATAACGATTTCTACGAGCAGCCAATGGGCAAGAAACCGTCACTGTCGAAGATGAAATCATCGTACACGGTCGAATCGTTCATTGACATCGATAAGCGTAGCCAGTCGACGGCTGCCGAAGGGATGAATGCTGCGGGTGGAAAGTTTGCCGGCAAGACGAAGGTGGAATCGGCGTCCATGGGTGGAATTTCATCGGCGCCGGTGTCGGGCGGTAGTGCCGGTGGCGCTAATGGGACGAAATATCCAACCATGACACCCAGCATGAGCTCGTCCACCTCGAGCGGTTACGGATCGCAGGCCGTGTCGTGCAGCAACCTCACCAACGATGACACATACTCCCTCCGGTCACTAAGCGTCGGAGAAACGCCAG ATACTATGTCGCCGTCCAACAGAATGCAGGATCAAATCATGTCCGCTAGCACCAATGCCAAATCGGAGGAGGAAGCTGCTGTAACTTCTCCGACGACCTCACACTCCGCTTCGGAAGCCACGCTAATGGCGGCAAGCATGGacagctacagcagcagcagtccaaCGGCACGAGCTCCGAGCGACGCACCGAAGCGCGTCAATCCGTTCATGAAGGATGCCAACATTGAAGCGTTTGACGAGAGCAGATCAGTCGAGTCTGCCGAGGCAACAGtgacgcagcagcagcagcagcaacaaaacgaAGAGGACGAAGGATTGGGCGGAGAGCAAACGCAGTCAGCCGATTCGACGAATGTGAGCGAATCGACGCAAATGGTTGACGAGAGTGAAGAAAGTGACCAGAGCTCAGCAAACACCAAACACTCCTCAGACG TGATGGAAAGCAGCTTCTCCTCGACACCAGGCAAGCAGGAAATCATCCCCgactgggtggtggttggcgaATCCGTGCAAATCAGGCCCTACAATACGAGCGGTGTGATAGCTTTCATTGGTGCCACTCACTTCCAA GGAGGAACTTGGATCGGAGTGGAGCTCGATACGCCAACCGGCAAAAACGACGGAACCGTGCAAGGCATCCAATACTTTGACTGCCGTCCAAAGCATGGTATCTTTGTGCGCGTGGACAAGCTGATTCTCGACAAGCGCGGCCGAGCAATGCGCGAGCTAAAAAAGGCGGAAAAGATGAAAG CGGAACTGGCCGGCGGCAAAGGCGGACAGCGGCCGTTAACGGGTGGTGCTGGATTGGCAACGAATGGGCCACGCAAATGA